DNA from Daucus carota subsp. sativus chromosome 1, DH1 v3.0, whole genome shotgun sequence:
AGACGTGATCCAAGCGGGTTCAAGTGCCTGAAGAGCATATTTACCAAAAGAAATATGATTACCTCGATAAGATATTCCCTTCATTCTTCCTCTATGTTGTTTACGGAATCTGGTTCTTTTGGGGTTATAGTTGATGGTTGGTTCTGAATTCCATCTCTACTACAGAACTGGACATGAGAGTTTCTTCTCATCCAGCTCCTCGCGAAtaatcaaattttcaaaatgtcTATTATCATTTGTATATCTTGCTTTTTTAGCTAActaaacatattaattttttttttattttaatatagtattattattttatttttttctttttatcctATTGGATTGAGCAAAAATTATCAATCCAAGAAGATAAAGTTTTCACGGGCGAATATTGACTCTTTTCGTCGCTATTTTAGTTGTAGGGTTAACTCATGACTTTTCTTTTCCCAATAGATGAAAGAACTAGTCTCTGGTTTGTTTCGCCATCCCGATCAATGAGTCTTATTTCAATAGATTTGAATTCACAGGTTCCATCGTTCCCATCGCTTCTTACTTAATGGTTAGGTCTTATTTCTACAATGGAgctcataattaaattttttcttgagCCGATTTTCTTAGTCTTTATTGGCTTGAAgctcttattttttttgttctatgaACGGATTCGTTTTGTTTTTTATGAATCCATATTGATTGATGCTTTATATTACATTGCTTTTTTATGAGACTTTATGAGATGACTCATAAACCTTACATATTGGATGGAATTTTATATCGTTGTTTTTTCTCCCCTTCTTTCACCCTCCCGTTTATCCAcatctttcttcttctcttcACAACTTAGAatcatattttttcttttgtttatgcAAAAAAGATTTCAGTTGCTACAGTGATATGACTGATATATCATATCTTGACTGTTTTTTGGATCCAGATAATGTGAAGTGATGAGTTGGTTATTAGTTCTATAGTTATAGTTATTTGTTTATACAAAAAAGCtggtcttttttttttctttaatcctAACCCTAAAAAACCAACGAGTCGCACACTAAGCATAGCGATTATTTCAAAAGGTCAATCGAATTTTTATTGAACCTCATAGAATTAGAATAGTTCattttggttttgttttgattgaacataaaaaagtaactattttttttgttctagtACTGGATCGAAGGGAAAGACAAGTAAAGTTTTATTATTCCCCGTCTAAAAATATCCAAATTTTAATGCCTAAAACTCCATATAGTTCGAACTGTATAAGAACAATAATCTATTTTAGCTCGAATGGTTTGAAGGGGAACCCTGCCCTCTCTGATCCATTCGACACGCGCAATTTCTTTTCCGTCGATACGTCCTGAAATTTGTACTTGAATTCCTTTTGTATCTGCTTGTTCAGTTAATTCAATAGCCTTTTTCATTGCTTTTCGAAAAGAAACTCTATTCTTTAATTGGCCGGCTATAAATTCTGCAAGAATATTAGGGCTTCCGTAAGGTTTTGCAATTCTTGTGATAGTAATGTTAAGTTTTCGGTTGACACAATTaaattctttttgtaaattcaTCTGCAATTTTTCGATTCCTCCCGGTCGATTTTCTATTAATAACTTTGGGAATCCCATATAGATAATGACCTGGATCAGATCGATTCGTTTGTGAATTTCTATACGTGCAATTCCCTCGACGCCAGAggaaattttcagatttttttgtaCATAATTCTTAATAAAATCTCTTATTTTTTGATCTTCTTGTAGACCTTCGGAATAATTTTTTGGTTGTGTAAACCAAAGGGAATGATGACTTTGGGTTGTACCAAGTCTGAAACCAAGTGGATTTATTTTTTGTCCCATATCCCCCCATTAGTATACATATCATGATATGACATAGCTGTATACTTCTTTTTTGATTGAAGTTTTTTTGAGCATCTGAAAGAGTCTATAAAGTCTACCCCTAGATATTGATATTCATCTAATGATATATCTTTCACTACAATAGCTATATGGCAAGTAGGTCTTTTTATCGTAAAACTACGCCCTCGAGCTCGAGGTTTTAATTTTTTCGTGGCAGTACCCTCGCTGACTTCAGCtttactaataactaaattggATTCGTTGGAATCCATATTGTAATTAGCATTTGCTGCTGCAGAGTAAACCAATTTCAAAATGGGATAACATGCGCGATAAGGCATGAGTTCTAGTATCATAAGTGTTTCTTCGTATGACCGTCCACGAATTTGATCAACCACTCTTCTTGCTTTGTGAGCAGACATAGATATATGTTGACCTAAAGCGTATACTTCGGTTTTTATCTTCGTTAACTTCTTTAACATAAATAGAAAAATTGCCTCCTACTAATGAATTATAagcatatatctttttttttactttcttttcttAACGACGAGATCTATTATCGCTTTTTGCGTGTCCTCGGAAATTTAAAGTAGGTGCAAATTCTCCCAATTTGTGGCCTACCATACGATCGGTTATATAAATAGGTAAATGTTCCTTTCCATTATGGATAGCAATGGTATGGCCGATCATTGTGGGTATAATGGTAGATGCCCGAGACcaagttattattatttctttttctgCTTTTGTGTTAAGGTTAtcaatttttcttaataaacgATTTGCTACAAAAGGGTTTTTTTTTAGTGAACGTGTCACAGCTTactcctattttttttttttttttgtaaaaaagaagaaataaattctATTTTCTCTCCTATTTACTACGGCGACGAAGAATCAAATTATCACTATATTTATTCCTTTTTCTACTTCTTCTCCCAAGTGCAGGATAACCCCAAGGGGTTGTGGGTTTTTTTCTCCCAATTGGGGCCCTACCTTCACCACCCCCGTGTGGATGGTCTACAGGATTCATAACGACTCCTCTTACTACAGGACGCTTACCTAGCCAACGCTTAGATCCGGCTCTACCCAAACTTTTCTGGTTCACCCCAACATTCCCCACTTGTCCGACCGTTGCTGAGCAGTTTTTGGATATCAAACGGACCTCCCCAGAAGGTAATTTTAATGTGGCCGATTTCCCCTCTTTTGCAATCAGTTTCGCTACAGCACCCGCTGCTCTAGCTAATTGTCCACCCCTTCCACGTGTGATTTCTATGTTATGTATGGCCGTGCCTAAGGGCATATCGGTTGAAGTAGATTCTTCTTTTTGATCAATCAAAACCCCTTCCCAAACTGTACAAGCTTCTTCCAAAGCATACGGCTTTCTGGATGTAGATGATATCTATACAGATGGATCTTATATATCCTACAATGAAGTACCACACGGGTGGATATCCAAATCTGCCGAATCACTCATGTTATGATCTTCTACATCCTAGGTCTTCCCATTCCGTCATCTGGCTTATGTTCTTCATGTAGCATTCAGACCGAATGAATCTATGAAATTACGTTGATACTTCCACATATTATGGGTAACGTAGGAGACATCTCTATTTTCCCCCGGGGAATCTTTAGAATTACCACTGCTTAGCTTTCAATTTGCCTCTGACCATCAAATGAAATGTGAATAACCCGTCCTCTTCTTTTTTAAAGAAGAAGCGCTTCCGGTTCTGTCGGTGCTTGAAACAATTGTGTCTTCTCCATATTACTATATCTCTAGAgtcaataattttatatgagGAACTACTGAACTCAATCACTTGCTGCCGTTACTCTTCAGTTTTCTGTTGAGGTCTATCCTGTAGAGGTACTCAAATTGGATCAGTGATCGATTTCTAGGTTTCGTCGTAAACCTAATTGGTTACTTCCAATTACGTATATCAATAGTTCAAACCGCACTCAAAGGTAGGGCATTTCCCATTTTTATAGGAACTTCTGTACCAGAAACAATGGTATCTCCAATTATAGCCCCTCTGGGATGTAAAATATATCTCTTCTCACCATCCCCATAGTGTATGAGACAGATGTATGCATTTCGATTAGGGTCGTATTCTATGGTTACGATTCTACCATATATGTCTTTTTCATTCCGTCGAAAATCTATTTTACGGTATAGACGCTTATGACCTCCCCCTCTATGCCCTGCGGTAATGATTCCTCTGGCATTACGACCTTTCCCACAACGATGCTGTCCATAGATCAAATTATTTCGTGGATTGGATTTCACTCGACTGTCTACGGTTCGATTGCGTGTGCTCGGGGTAGAAGTTTTGTATAAATGTATCGCCATGCTATTAAGTATTTTGATTTAAGTTCTTTTCTTTCTAAGAGGTGGAATAGAATAACCCGGTTGAAGCGTAATGATCATACGTCTGTAATGCATTGTCTGTCCCATAATAGGTCCCATTCTTCTACCCTTTCCCGGAAGTCGATGACTATTCATAGCTATTACCTTGACACCAAAGAAGAGTTCGACCCAATGCTTTATTTCTGTCCTAGTTGATCCTGATTCGACATtagaagtatattgatttttccCCAATAACCGAATACTTTTGTCTGTAAATACTGCATATTTGATTCCatccataaatatattttcttcccTATGAGTTCTAGTCTCAATAAGAATGCTAGTTCTTACTGTTCATATATTATGATATGAATATACCACACTAATTCGTTATGTATGGATGATGAGATTCCATTGATACAGAGCCAATTCCAATAGACTTATTGGAGGGTCCCATTGGCGTGCATCCAGTAGGAATTGAACCTACGAATTCGCCAATTATGAGTTGGGCGCTTTAACCATTCAGCCATGGATGCTTAGCGGGGATCCTCGTACATGGTGAATAACCAAATTCCAATTGAAACGAAATCTTTAGAATAAATCAATGCAATTTAGGAGGAATCAATGAAAGGACATCAattcaaattctggattttcgaATTAAGAGAGAtattgagagagatcaagaattCTCACTATTTCTTAGATTCATGGACCCAATTCAATTCAGTGGGATCTTTCATTCACATTTTTTTCCACCAAGAACATTTTATAAAACTTTTTGACCCCCGAATTTGGAGTATCCTACTTTCACGCAATTCGCAGGGTTCAACAAGCAATCGATATTTCACGATCAAGGGTGTAGTAATACTCTTTGTAGTAGCGGTCCTTATATATCGTATTAACAGTCGAAATATGGTcgaaagaaaaaatttatatttgatagGACTTCTTCCTATACCTATGAATTCCATTGGACCCAGAAATGATACATTGGAAGAATCCGTCGGGTCTTCCAATATCAATAGGTTGATTGTTTCCCTCCTGTATCTTCCAAAAGGAAAAAAGATCTCTGAGAGTTGTTTCCTGAATCCGAAAGAGAGTACTTGGGTTCTCCCAATAACTAAAAAGTGTAGCATGCCTGAATCTAACTGGGGTTCGCGGTGGTGGAGGAACTGGATCGGAAAAAAGAGGGATTCTAGCCAATTGAAAGGATCTTCTGATCAATCCAGAGATCCTTTGGATTCCATTAGTAATGAGGATTCGGAATATCACACATTGATCAATCAAAGAAAGATTCAACAACTAAAAGAAAGATCGATTCTTTGGGATCCTTCCTTTCTTCAAACGGAACGAACAGAGATAGAATCAGACCGATTCCCGAAAAGCCTTTCTGGATATTCCTCAATGTCCCGGCTATTCACGGAACGTGAGAAGCAGGTGATTAATCATCTGCTTCCGGAAGAAATCGAAGAATTTCTTGGGAATCCTACAAGATCCGTTCGTTCTTTTTTCTCTGACAGATGGTCAGAACTTCATCTGGGTTCGAATCCTACTGAGAGGTCCACTAGAGATCATAAATTGTTGAAGAAACAACAAGATCTTTCTTTTGTCCCTTCGAGGCGGTCGGAAAAGAAAGAAATGGTTAATATATTCAAGATAATtacatatttacaaaataccGTCTCAATTCATCCTATTTCATCATATCCGGGATGTGATATGGTTCCGAAGGATGAACCGGATATGGACAGTTCCAATAAGATTTCATTCTTGaacaaaaatccatttcttgatttatttcatCTATTTCATGACCGGAACATGGGAGGATACACGTTACACCATGATTTTGAATCAGAAGAGAGATTTCAAGAAATGGCAGATTTATTCACTCTATCAATAACCGAGCCGGATCTGGTGTATCATAAGGGATTTGCCTTTTCTATTGATTCCTACGGATTGGATCAAAAACAATTCTTGAATGAGGTATTCAACTCTAGGGATGAAtcgaaaaaaaaatctttattgGCTCTACCTCCTTTTTTTTATGAAGAGAATGAATCTTTTTATCGAAGGATCATAAAAAAATGGGTCCGGATCTCCTGCGGAAATGATTTGGAAGatccaaaaccaaaaaaaatggTATTTGCTAGCAACAACCTAAATGTATTGAATCGATTCTTTTTAATGAATAGATCCGATCGCAACTTCGAATATGGAATTCAAAGGGATCAAATAGGAAAGGATACTCTGAATCATAGAACTAGAATGAAATATATGATCAACCAACATTTATCGAATTTGAAAAAGAGTCAGAAGAGATGGTTCGATCCTCTTATTTTGATTTCTCGAACCGAGAGATCCACGAATCGGGATCCTGATGCATATAGATACAAATGGTCCAATGGGAGCAATAATTTCCAGGAACATTTGGACCATTTCGTTTCTGAGCGGAAGAGCCGTTTTCGAGTAGTGTTCGATCGATTACGTATTAATCAATATTCGATTGATTGGTCTGAGGTTATCGACAAAAAAGGTTTGTCTAAGCCATTTCGTTTCTTTTTGTCCAAGTCACTTCTTTTTTTGTCCAAGTCACTTCTTTTTTTGTCcaagtttcttttctttttgtctaaCTCACTTCCTTTTTTCTTTGTGAGTTTCGGGAATATCCCCATTCATAGGTCCGAGATCTACATCTATGAATTGAAAGGTCCGAATGATCAACTCTGCAATCAGTTGTTAGAATCAATAGGTCTTCAAATCGTTcatttgaaaaaattgaaaccCTTCTTATTGGATGATCATGATACTTCCCAAAAATCGAAATTCTTGATCAATGGAGGAACAATATCACCGTTTTTGTTCAATAAGATACCAAAGTGGATGATTTACTCATTCCATACTAGAAATAATCGTAGGAAATCCTTTGCTAACACGGATTCCTATTTCTCAACGATATTTCACGATCAAGACTATTGGCTGAATCCCGTGAAACCATTTCATAGAAGTTCATtgatatcttctttttataaagCAAATCAACTTCGATTCTTGAATAATCCACATCACTTCTGCTTCTATTGTAATAAAAGATTCCCTTTTTATGTGGAAAAGGCCCGTATCAATAATTCTGATTTTACGTATGGACAATTCCTCAATATCTTGTTCATTCACAACAAAATTTTTTCTTTGTGCGTCggtaaaaaaaaacatgcttTTTGGGGGAGAGATACTATTTCACCAATCGAGTCACGGGTATCTAACATATTCATACCTAACGATTTTCCACAAGGTGGTGGTGACGAAACGTATAACTTGTACAAATCTTCCCATTTTCCAAGTCGATCCGATCCATTCGTTCGTAGAGCTATTTACTCGATCGCAGACATTTCTGGAACACCTCTAACAGAGGGACAGATAGTCAATTTTGAAAGAACTTATTGTCAACCTCTTTCAGATCTGAATCTATCTGATTCAGAAGGGAAGAACTCGCATCAGTATCTCAATTTCAATTCAAACATGGGTTTGATTCACACTCCATGTTCTGAGAAATATTTACCATCCGAAAAGAGGAAAAACCGGAGTCTTTTTCTAAAGAAATACGTTGAGAAAGGGCAGATGTATAGAACCTTTCAACGAGATAGTGCTTTTTCAACTCTCTCAAAATGGAATCTATTCCAAACATATATACCATGGTTCCTTACTTCGACAGGGCACAAATATCTAAATTGGATATTTTTAGATACTTTTTCAGGCCTATTGCCGATACACCTATTGCCGATACACCGATTGCCAATACTAAGTAGCAGTCAAAAATTTGTATCCATTTTTCATGATATTATGCATGTATTAGATATATCCTGGCGAATTCTTCAGAAAAAGTTGGGTCTTCCACAACGGAATCCGATACGTAAGATTTCGAGTAAGTGTTTACATAATCTTCTTCTGTCCGAAGAAATGATTCATCGAAATAATGAGTCGCCGTTGATATCGACACACCTGAGATCGCCAAATGTTCGGGAGTTCCTCTATTCAatccttttccttcttcttGTTGCTGGATATCTCGTTCGTACACATCTTATCTTTGTTTCCCGGGCCTCTAGTGAGTTACAGATAGAGTTTGAAAAGGTCAAATCTTTGATGATTTCATCATATATGATTGAGTTGCGAAAACTTCTGGATAGGTATCCTACATCTGAACCGAATTCTTTCTGGTTAAAGAATCTCTTTCTAGTTGCTCTGGAACAATTAGGAGATTCTCTAGAAGAAATATGGGGTTTTGCTTCTGGCGGCAACATGCTATTGGGTGGTGATTCCGCTTATGGGGTCAAATCAATACGTTCTAAGaagaaatatttgaatatcaatCTCATCGATCTCATAAGTATCATACCAAATCCCATCAGTCGAATCACTTTTTCGAGAAATACGAGACATCTAAGTCATACAAGTAAAGAGATCTATTCAttgataagaaaaagaaaaaatgtgAACGGGGATTGGATTGATGATAAAATCGAATCCTGGGTCGCAAACAGTGATTCGATTGATGATGAAGAAAGAGAATTCTTGGTTCAGCTCTCCACCTTAACGACAGAAAAAAGGATTGATCAAATTCTATTGAGTCTGACTCATAGTGATCATTTATCAAAGAATGACTCTGGCTATCAAATGATTGAACAACGGGGAGCAATTTACTTACGATACTTAGTTGACATTCATAAAAAGTATCTAATGAATTATGAGTTCAATACATCCTGTTTAGCAGAAAGACGGATATTCCTTGCTCATTATCAGACAATCACTTATTCACAAACCTCGTGTGGGGCTAATAGTTTTCATTTGCCATCTCATGGAAAACCCTTTTCGCTCCGCTTAGCCTTATCCCCCTCTAGGGGTATTTTAGTGATAGGTTCTATAGGAACTGGACGATCCTATTTGGTCAAATACCTAGCGACAAACTCCTATGTTCCTTTCATTACGGTATTTCTGAACAAGTTCCTGGATAATCTTAGTGAGGATATTGATGCTAGTGAGGATATTGATGCTAGTGAGGATATTGATGCTAGTGAGGATATTGATGCTAGTGACGATATCGATCGTGACCTTCATACGGAGCTGGAATTGCTAACTATGGATATGATGTCGGAAAAAGATCGATTTTATATCACCCTTCAATTCGAATTAGCAAAAGCAATGTCTCCTTGCATAATATGGATTCCAAACATTCATGATCTGGATGTGAATGAGTCAAATTACTTCTCCCTCGGTCTATTAGTGAACCATCTCTCCAGGGATTGTGAAAGGTGTTCCACTAGAAATATTCTTGTTATTGCTTCGACTCATATTCCCCAAAAAGTGGATCCCGCTCTAATAGCTCCGAATAAATTAAATACGTGCATTAAGATACGAAGGCTTCTTATTCCACAACAACGAAAGCACTTTTTCACCCTTTCATATACTAGGGGATTTCGCTTGGAAAAGAAAATGTTCCATACTAATGGATTCGGGTCCATAACCATGGGTTCCAATGCACGAGATCTTGTAGCACTTACCAATGAGGCCCTGTCGATTAGTATTACACAGAAGAAATCAATTATAGACACTAATACAATTAGATCCGCTTTTCATAGACAAACTTGGGATTTGCGATCCCAGGTAAGATCGGTTCAGGATCATGGGATCCTTTTCTATCAGATCGGAAGGGCTGTAGCACAAAATGTACTTCTAAGTAATTGCCCCATAGATcctatatctatctatattaaGAAGAAATCATGTAACGAAGGGGATTCCTATTTGTACAAATGGTACTTCGAACTTGGAACTAGCATGAAGAAATTAACGATACTTCTTTATCTTTTGAGTTGTTCCGCCGGATCGGTCGCTCAAGATCTTTGGTCTCTACCCGGACCCGATGAAAGAAATGGGATCACTTCTTATGGACTCGTTGAGAATGATTCTGATCTAGTTCATGGCCTATTACAAGTAGAAGGCGCTCTGGTGGGATCCTCGCGGACAGAAAAAGATTGCAGTCAGTTTGATAATGATCGAGTGACATTGCTTCTTCGGCCCGAACCAAGGAATCCCTTAGATATGATGCAAAACGGATCTTGTTCTATCCTTGATCAGAGATTTCTCTATGAAAAAAACGAATCGGAGTTTGAAGAAGGGGAAGGGGCTCTCGACCCGCAACAGATAGAGGAGGATTTATTTAATCACATAGTTTGGGCTCCTAGAATATGGCACCCTTGGGGCATTCTATTTGATTGTATCGAAAGGCCCAATGAATTGGGATTTCCCTATTGGTCCAGGTCATTTCGGGGCAAGCGGATCCTTTATGATGAAGAGGATGAGCTTCAAGAGAATGATTCGGAGTTCTTGCAGAGTGGAACCATGCAGTACCAGACACGAGATAGATCTTCCAAAGAACAAGGCTTTTTTCGAATAAGCCAATTCATTTGGGACCCTGCAGATCCACTCTTTGTCCTATTCAAAGATCAGTCCTCTGTCTCTGTGTTTTCACATCGAGAATTATTTGCAGATGAAGAGATGTCAAAGGGGCTTCTTACTTCCCAAACAGATCCTCCTACATCTATATATAAACGCTGGTTTATCAAGAAGACGCAAGAAAAGCACTTTGAATTGTTGATTAATCGCCAGAGATGGTTTAGAACCACTAGTTCATTATCTAATGGATCTTTCCGTTCTAATACTCTATCCGAGAGTTATCAGTATTTATCAAATCTATTCCTATCTAACGGAACTCTATTGGATCAAATGACAAAGACATTATTGAGAAAAAGATGGCTTTTCCCGGATGAAATGAAAATTGGATTCATGGAACAGGAGAAAGATTTCCCATTCCTTAGCCGGAAAGTTATGTGGCCATGAAAGGGGGGATTAAGTGGAACAGAATTTACTGGGTGGTAGAGTCGCGGAAACGCTTGTTTCTTCCATATTTGGACCTTAGCTCCCTGGAACAATAGGCTACTGCTGAAACACGGAAGAATTGAAATATTAGATCAAAACACTCTGTATGGATGGTATGAACTGCCTAAACAAGAATTCTTGAACAGCGAACAACCAGTTCATATATTCACGACCAAGAAAAAAAGTACTGGATTTTCTTTCGGATAGGCCCTGAAAGCGAAGGAAGGCTGGAATGCCAACAGGCGTCTATTATTGAATTCACCCGACCCGATAGTACCCATTTTGGGAACGTCCAGTGCCAAAAGTCACTGAATGGGTAAATCGCCAATCCCCCCATTCTATATATAAACGCTGGTTCATTAGATAGAGAAGATCACCAAGATTTAGTGACAAGATTTAGTGATCTGCTGCCGAACTTATTCAAATTCCAAGAGCTCGGATCGGAATCGGTATTGATATACCGATTCCGATCCGAGCTCTTGGAATTTGAATAAGTTCGGCAGCAGATCACTAAATCTTGTCACTAAATCTTGGTGATCTTCTCTATCTAATGAACCAGCGTTTATATATAGAATGGGGGGATTGGCGATTTACCCATTCAGTGACTTTTGGCACTGGACGTTCCCAAAATGGGTACTATCGGGTCGGGTGAATTCAATAATAGACGCCTGTTGGCATTCCAGCCTTCCTTCGCTTTCAGGGCCTATCCGAAAGAAAATCCAGTACTTTTTTTCTTGGTCGTGAATATATGAACTGGTTGTTCGCTGTTCAAGAATTCTTGTTTAGGCAGTTCATACCATCCATACAGAGTGTTTTGATCTAATATTTCAATTCTTCCGTGTTTCAGCAGTAGCCTATTGTTCCAGGGAGCTAAGGTCCAAAATATGGAAGAAACAAGCGTTTCCGCGACTCTACCACCCAGTAAATTCTGTTCCACTTAATCCCCCCTTTCATGGCCACATAACTTTCCGGCTAAGGAATGGGAAATCTTTCTCCTGTTCCATGAATCCAATTTTCATTTCATCCGGGAAAAGCCATCTTTTTCTCAATAATGTCTTTGTCATTTGATCCAATAGAGTTCCGTTAGATAGGAATAGATTTGATAAATACTGATAACTCTCGGATAGAGTATTAGAACGGAAAGATCCATTAGATAATGAACTAGTGGTTCTAAACCATCTCTGGCGATTAATCAACAATTCAAAGTGCTTTTCTTGCGTCTTCTTGATAAACCAGCGTTTATATATAGATGTAGGAGGATCTGTTTGGGAAGTAAGAAGCCCCTTTGACATCTCTTCATCTGCAAATAATTCTCGATGTGAAAACACAGAGACAGAGGACTGATCTTTGAATAGGACAAAGAGTGGATCTGCAGGGTCCCAAATGAATTGGCTTATTCGAAAAAAGCCTTGTTCTTTGGAAGATCTATCTCGTGTCTGGTACTGCATGGTTCCACTCTGCAAGAACTCCGAATCATTCTCTTGAAGCTCATCCTCTTCATCATAAAGGATCCGCTTGCCCCGAAATGACCTGGACCAATAGGGAAATCCCAATTCATTGGGCCTTTCGATACAATCAAATAGAATGCCCCAAGGGTGCCATATTCTAGGAGCCCAAACTATGTGATTAAATAAATCCTCCTCTATCTGTTGCGGGTCGAGAGCCCCTTCCCCTTCTTCAAACTCCGATTCGTTTTTTTCATAGAGAAATCTCTGATCAAGGATAGAACAAGATCCGTTTTGCATCATATCTAAGGGATTCCTTGGTTCGGGCCGAAGAAGCAATGTCACTCGATCATTATCAAACTGACTGCAATCTTTTTCTGTCCGCGAGGATCCCACCAGAGCGCCTTCTACTTGTAATAGGCCATGAACTAGATCAGAATCATTCTCAACGAGTCCATAAGAAGTGATCCCATTTCTTTCATCGGGTCCGGGTAGAGACCAAAGATCTTGAGCGACCGATCCGGCGGAACAACTCAAAAGATAAAGAAGTATCGTTAATTTCTTCATGCTAGTTCCAAGTTCGAAGTACCATTTGTACAAATAGGAATCCCCTTCGTTACATGATTTCTTCttaatatagatagatataggATCTATGGGGCAATTACTTAGAAGTACATTTTGTGCTACAGCCCTTCCGATCTGATAGAAAAGGATCCCATGATCCTGAACCGATCTTACCTGGGATCGCAAATCCCAAGTTTGTCTATGAAAAGCGGATCTAATTGTATTAGTGTCTATAATTGATTTCTTCTGTGTAAT
Protein-coding regions in this window:
- the LOC135152095 gene encoding uncharacterized protein LOC135152095, yielding MGQKINPLGFRLGTTQSHHSLWFTQPKNYSEGLQEDQKIRDFIKNYVQKNLKISSGVEGIARIEIHKRIDLIQVIIYMGFPKLLIENRPGGIEKLQMNLQKEFNCVNRKLNITITRIAKPYGSPNILAEFIAGQLKNRVSFRKAMKKAIELTEQADTKGIQVQISGRIDGKEIARVEWIREGRVPLQTIRAKIDYCSYTVRTIWSFRHRWNSEPTINYNPKRTRFRKQHRGRMKGISYRGNHISFGKYALQALEPAWITSRQIEAGRRAMTRNARRGGKIWVRIFPDKPVTVRPAETRMGSGKGSPEYWVAVVKPDNSGARELMCIRIIGASNRRYAHIGDVIVAVIKEAVPNMPLARSEVVRAVIVRTCKELKRDNGMIIRYDDNAAVVIDQEGNPKGTRIFGAIARELRQLNFTKIVSLAPEVL
- the LOC135150715 gene encoding large ribosomal subunit protein uL2cz/uL2cy; this encodes MAIHLYKTSTPSTRNRTVDSRVKSNPRNNLIYGQHRCGKGRNARGIITAGHRGGGHKRLYRKIDFRRNEKDIYGRIVTIEYDPNRNAYICLIHYGDGEKRYILHPRGAIIGDTIVSGTEVPIKMGNALPLRVLIDQKEESTSTDMPLGTAIHNIEITRGRGGQLARAAGAVAKLIAKEGKSATLKLPSGEVRLISKNCSATVGQVGNVGVNQKSLGRAGSKRWLGKRPVVRGVVMNPVDHPHGGGEGRAPIGRKKPTTPWGYPALGRRSRKRNKYSDNLILRRRSK